A single genomic interval of Marinitoga sp. 38H-ov harbors:
- a CDS encoding MgtC/SapB family protein, with amino-acid sequence MILLPFNEIILKIFFSSLSGAVIGYNREKINRPAGIRTHALLSLGACILTIISIISFYDPVNKIGDPGRIAAQIVSGIGFLGAGTILKNGNKVKGLTTAATLWVSASIGMTFGAGEYYIGFISLVATLIILYVNKFSKHLNDEITLEIVLKGKNNIDKIISVIENNESLILKNIDFSQKDEGILYFTFKNISNRYISELEKKLLYIDNIENINLIEDN; translated from the coding sequence ATGATTCTTTTGCCTTTTAATGAAATAATATTAAAAATATTTTTTTCTTCATTATCTGGGGCTGTAATTGGGTATAATAGAGAAAAAATAAATAGACCTGCAGGTATAAGAACACATGCATTATTATCTTTGGGAGCATGTATACTTACTATAATATCTATAATATCATTTTATGATCCTGTAAATAAAATAGGAGATCCAGGAAGAATTGCTGCACAAATTGTTTCTGGGATTGGATTTTTAGGTGCTGGAACAATACTGAAAAATGGTAATAAAGTAAAGGGGCTTACAACTGCTGCAACATTATGGGTATCAGCATCTATTGGAATGACATTTGGTGCAGGTGAATATTACATAGGTTTTATTTCTTTGGTAGCTACATTAATAATTTTATATGTTAATAAATTTTCTAAACATTTAAATGATGAAATTACATTAGAGATTGTATTGAAGGGTAAAAATAACATTGATAAAATTATTTCTGTTATAGAAAATAATGAAAGTTTGATTTTAAAGAATATTGATTTTTCTCAAAAAGATGAAGGAATATTATATTTTACATTTAAAAATATTTCAAACAGATATATCTCCGAATTAGAAAAAAAACTTTTATATATAGATAATATAGAAAATATAAATTTAATTGAAGATAATTAA
- the acpS gene encoding holo-ACP synthase: MIKGIGVDIIEIERIEFGIERKILSEKEIVLLEKFSSEKRKKEFIAGRFSLKESIIKAFGTFIPYKKISILNDENGRPYLDDSSLNYLKEKFFNFNIHISISHEKNYAVSIVVLED; the protein is encoded by the coding sequence ATGATAAAAGGTATTGGTGTAGATATCATAGAAATTGAAAGAATAGAATTTGGTATTGAAAGAAAAATTTTAAGTGAAAAAGAAATAGTTTTATTAGAAAAATTTTCTAGTGAAAAAAGAAAAAAAGAATTTATTGCTGGAAGATTTTCTCTAAAAGAATCTATTATTAAAGCTTTTGGAACTTTTATTCCATATAAAAAAATTTCTATATTAAATGATGAAAATGGACGCCCTTATTTAGATGATAGTTCGCTAAATTATTTGAAAGAAAAATTCTTTAATTTTAATATTCATATATCTATTTCACATGAGAAAAACTATGCTGTATCAATAGTTGTTTTAGAAGATTAG
- a CDS encoding cell division FtsA domain-containing protein, which yields MFALDIGTRFIVGVISEMNEDSEIIIKDFAVKEHENRAMLDGQIHDVTKVSKGVEKVISKLKEKNNDIKNVAVALAGRFLVTTVGEYEQDISKYKYIDINLVKSLELEAVKKAVENLEIEKNFYCVGYSVLYYELDGEWIKKLEGQKGNAAKVKVIAAFLPKNVVDAMLAVLELNNLEPVHITLEPIAAMNLIVPEDLRTLNIAMIDVGAGTSDIAISKDGTIIGYGMVPMAGDEISEAISKELLVDFKIAEKIKRSLNDNDNNIIKYKDILDFEHEIDKADIIKIIDPIIEEITSRIAEKILELNGKSPIAVMVVGGGAKAPGFIDKLAIKLNLSRNRITLKDIKNIDYVRFEEETMEGSEFVTPVGIAYVAHKNEGNVFAKVMVNNKPINMMLVGGNISVIQALLQAGFTINDLVGKPAPAISYEINGELKFIPGEKGREAPIKINGHAATLNSPIKPGDIIEVGKPKNGEFKKIYLKDIILPYKIYIDKKEFTVYPNIIKNGIEVSIDSELNDGDKIKLKNPTVKSLNLNSSLIRFSINNNSYEIPSGQILLRKDQILHENDEIYDGDILNSKKINIPKISEFIDIKADKYISITLNGNRIELPTEEIIIKDKNNNNIDINSYVYDGMQIKVEKHEKEKKLLDILLHIDFDISKFTKYKIYLNGREIFSFNEKIQNGDDIRMIFE from the coding sequence ATGTTCGCATTAGACATAGGAACGAGATTTATTGTTGGTGTTATTTCTGAAATGAATGAAGATTCTGAAATAATTATTAAAGATTTTGCTGTAAAAGAGCATGAGAATAGAGCAATGCTTGATGGTCAAATTCATGATGTTACAAAAGTTTCAAAAGGGGTTGAAAAAGTAATTTCTAAACTTAAAGAAAAGAATAATGATATAAAAAACGTTGCAGTTGCTTTAGCTGGGCGTTTTTTAGTTACAACTGTTGGTGAGTATGAACAAGATATTAGCAAGTATAAATATATAGATATTAACTTAGTTAAATCTTTGGAATTAGAAGCGGTTAAAAAAGCTGTTGAAAATTTAGAAATAGAAAAAAATTTTTATTGTGTTGGGTATTCTGTATTATATTATGAATTAGATGGTGAATGGATAAAAAAATTGGAAGGTCAAAAGGGTAATGCTGCTAAGGTAAAGGTTATAGCTGCTTTTCTTCCTAAAAATGTTGTAGATGCAATGCTTGCGGTTTTAGAATTAAACAATTTAGAACCTGTTCATATTACACTTGAGCCTATTGCTGCAATGAATTTAATAGTTCCTGAAGATTTAAGAACATTAAATATTGCCATGATTGATGTCGGTGCAGGAACAAGTGATATTGCAATTTCAAAAGATGGTACAATAATAGGATATGGTATGGTACCAATGGCTGGTGATGAAATTTCAGAAGCTATTTCTAAAGAATTACTTGTAGACTTTAAAATTGCAGAAAAAATTAAAAGATCTTTAAATGATAATGATAATAATATAATTAAATATAAAGACATATTAGATTTTGAACATGAAATCGATAAAGCAGATATTATAAAAATAATTGATCCTATTATTGAAGAAATTACATCAAGGATAGCAGAGAAAATATTAGAATTAAATGGAAAATCTCCAATAGCAGTTATGGTAGTAGGCGGAGGTGCAAAAGCACCAGGTTTTATCGATAAATTAGCAATAAAATTGAACTTGTCTAGAAATAGAATTACATTAAAAGATATAAAAAATATTGATTATGTTAGATTTGAAGAAGAAACTATGGAAGGTAGTGAATTTGTTACTCCTGTGGGGATTGCTTATGTAGCCCATAAAAATGAGGGTAATGTATTTGCAAAAGTTATGGTTAATAACAAACCTATTAATATGATGCTTGTTGGAGGTAATATATCAGTTATACAAGCATTGTTACAGGCGGGATTTACTATTAATGATTTAGTAGGGAAACCAGCTCCTGCAATATCATATGAAATAAATGGTGAATTAAAATTTATTCCAGGTGAAAAAGGAAGAGAGGCTCCGATAAAAATTAATGGACATGCTGCAACATTAAATTCTCCAATAAAACCAGGTGATATAATAGAAGTAGGTAAACCGAAAAATGGTGAATTTAAGAAGATATATTTAAAGGATATAATTTTACCATACAAAATATATATAGATAAAAAAGAATTTACAGTATATCCAAATATTATAAAAAATGGAATCGAGGTTTCAATTGATAGTGAATTAAATGATGGAGATAAAATCAAGTTGAAAAACCCCACCGTAAAATCGTTAAATTTAAACTCATCATTAATTAGATTTTCTATAAATAATAATTCATATGAGATTCCAAGTGGTCAAATTCTTTTGAGAAAAGATCAAATATTACATGAAAATGATGAAATCTATGATGGTGATATTTTAAATTCAAAAAAGATAAATATTCCTAAAATAAGTGAATTTATTGATATTAAAGCAGATAAATATATATCTATAACTCTTAACGGTAATAGAATAGAACTTCCAACAGAAGAAATAATTATTAAGGATAAAAATAATAACAATATAGATATTAATAGTTATGTATATGATGGTATGCAAATAAAAGTAGAAAAACATGAAAAAGAAAAAAAATTATTAGATATATTATTACATATTGATTTTGATATTTCTAAGTTTACAAAATATAAAATTTATTTAAATGGAAGAGAAATATTTAGTTTTAACGAAAAAATTCAAAATGGTGATGATATAAGGATGATATTTGAATGA
- a CDS encoding endonuclease MutS2, giving the protein MNQKTYKDLEIDKILDKIANYSMSIYGKQYIRNNFEYITNFDKLEEEYNILIDYNNFSTKYGDIDLRGIPNIYLEIEKLENKNYLSPIEYRRISDFLSQAINLINENRNNLKEFSYIEKIFYSIPNTIDLIRLIDKSIDKDGEVKDSASDNLRQIRRKIENTKKALYTSLKRIISKYHKYVSLDQPTLKNNRYCIVVRAEHKNKINGIIIAYSDTGVSVYIEPYEIGKLNSELNDLIASEKAEIARILGKIFLEISKNLYNIKKSIKIIEYIDGLNAKIRYAKENNYIFSKPSKFEKVLLLDGVRHPLIEKEKVIPVNVKLPDNKFGMIITGPNTGGKTVVLKSVGISVLFSHAVLPIPSFNAKIPFFEKIFTDIGDEQSIEQTLSTFSSHLKNLKFILDNIDDKTLVLIDELGTGTDPIEGSALAIAIIQKLIEVKSIFFITSHLSAVKTFSIENDFLVSASMGFDKETLSPTYKLLVGVPGASHALDIAEKLGLPKDILLKANNFLSKEQVYDEKILENLTQIYEELEKEKKEHERKHKEVISLKQDLEEKLKILKKKEIEKIDKEIKKYNDYLRDLKNEIDTYINILKTEKDISKIRELNKKVESKKNELKKFKVQKKVEENKNIRPGDIVSISGEKAKIIKVNGDKIFVKFLDKPFELEVSINDIKIEKKIKEDKNIKKYNIPIVKKIKNEIDIRGMTVEEAIPEVEMFISDLIASNLDGGYIIHGKGTGKLALGIWNYLRNNKKIKSFRLGNDNEGGTGVTFVEV; this is encoded by the coding sequence ATGAATCAAAAAACATATAAAGATTTAGAAATAGATAAAATTTTGGATAAAATAGCTAATTATTCAATGTCAATATATGGGAAACAATATATAAGAAATAATTTTGAATATATTACTAATTTTGATAAGTTAGAAGAGGAATATAATATATTAATAGATTATAATAATTTTTCTACAAAATATGGAGATATAGATTTAAGGGGTATTCCAAATATTTATTTAGAAATTGAAAAACTTGAGAATAAAAATTATTTATCTCCTATAGAATATAGGAGAATTTCTGATTTTTTATCTCAAGCTATTAATTTGATTAATGAAAATAGGAATAACTTAAAAGAATTTTCATATATTGAAAAAATATTTTATTCTATTCCTAATACTATAGATTTAATAAGATTGATTGATAAATCTATTGATAAAGATGGCGAAGTAAAAGATTCTGCAAGTGATAATTTAAGACAAATAAGAAGAAAAATTGAAAACACCAAAAAAGCATTATATACTTCATTAAAAAGAATAATATCAAAATATCATAAATATGTTTCTTTAGATCAACCTACTTTGAAAAATAATAGATATTGTATTGTTGTAAGAGCTGAGCATAAAAATAAAATAAATGGTATAATTATTGCATATTCTGATACAGGTGTTTCTGTTTATATTGAACCATATGAAATTGGCAAGTTGAATTCTGAACTAAATGATTTAATAGCTTCTGAAAAAGCTGAAATTGCTAGAATTTTAGGAAAAATTTTTTTGGAAATATCTAAAAATTTGTATAACATAAAAAAAAGTATAAAAATAATTGAGTATATTGATGGTTTAAATGCAAAAATAAGGTATGCTAAAGAAAATAATTATATATTTTCAAAACCCTCCAAATTTGAAAAAGTATTATTATTAGATGGAGTTAGACATCCTTTAATAGAAAAAGAAAAAGTTATACCTGTAAATGTAAAATTACCTGATAATAAATTTGGAATGATAATTACAGGACCAAATACAGGTGGAAAAACAGTTGTATTAAAATCTGTTGGTATAAGTGTCTTATTTTCTCATGCTGTTTTACCTATACCATCTTTTAATGCAAAAATACCTTTTTTTGAAAAGATTTTTACTGATATTGGAGATGAACAAAGTATTGAACAAACTTTGAGTACTTTTTCATCACATTTAAAAAATTTAAAATTTATTCTTGATAATATTGATGATAAAACTTTGGTTTTAATAGATGAGTTAGGAACTGGAACAGATCCAATTGAAGGGTCTGCTCTTGCAATAGCTATTATACAAAAACTAATTGAAGTAAAATCAATATTTTTCATTACCTCTCATCTATCTGCAGTAAAAACTTTTTCTATAGAAAATGATTTTTTAGTCTCAGCATCTATGGGATTTGATAAAGAAACCCTTTCCCCAACATATAAATTATTAGTGGGAGTTCCAGGTGCATCTCATGCTTTGGATATAGCAGAAAAATTAGGATTACCAAAGGATATATTATTAAAAGCTAATAATTTTTTGAGTAAAGAACAAGTATATGACGAGAAAATATTAGAAAATTTGACCCAAATATACGAAGAACTTGAAAAAGAAAAAAAAGAACATGAAAGAAAACATAAAGAAGTAATTTCCTTAAAACAAGATTTAGAAGAAAAGCTAAAAATTTTAAAGAAAAAAGAAATTGAAAAAATAGATAAAGAAATAAAAAAATATAATGATTATTTAAGGGATTTGAAAAATGAAATTGATACTTATATAAATATCTTAAAAACTGAAAAAGATATTAGTAAAATAAGAGAATTGAATAAAAAGGTTGAAAGTAAAAAAAATGAACTTAAAAAATTTAAAGTTCAGAAAAAAGTAGAAGAAAATAAAAATATTAGACCAGGAGATATTGTATCTATTTCAGGTGAGAAAGCGAAAATAATAAAAGTAAATGGAGATAAAATTTTTGTAAAATTTTTAGATAAACCTTTTGAACTTGAGGTGTCTATTAATGATATTAAAATTGAAAAGAAAATAAAAGAAGATAAGAACATAAAAAAATATAATATTCCTATTGTAAAAAAAATAAAAAATGAAATAGATATTAGAGGTATGACCGTAGAAGAAGCTATACCAGAAGTTGAAATGTTTATTTCAGATTTAATAGCTTCAAATTTAGATGGGGGATACATAATTCATGGTAAAGGGACAGGAAAATTGGCTTTAGGTATATGGAATTATTTAAGAAACAACAAAAAGATAAAATCTTTTAGATTGGGAAATGATAACGAAGGGGGAACAGGTGTTACCTTTGTGGAGGTGTAA
- the dxs gene encoding 1-deoxy-D-xylulose-5-phosphate synthase, which produces MNEKPLYHAIRKMNYEQLNRFANKIRNYIYNTVTKNTGHLSSNLGTVELTLALYRIFDPEKDVIIWDTSHQAYIHKLLTGRWESFKTLRQRNGISGFTNIFESKYDYFGAGHAGTSVAAAIGYELGLKKQNIDKNIIAIFGDGAMTSGMILESLNQLKSIDSKIKIILLNNEMSISPNVGAIAKLLNKIRISNDYYSFKEKIKGSLESTDVGQDIESALKKVKEGIKHTVYNNALGIFEDMGIKYYGPVDGHNIKELEKYLEFIKNYKDGPCILHLKTVKGKGLDFAEKNPTKFHGVSNKKSEKLSYSKVVGYTLKHIAFEKDFISYTAAMEDGTGLNILKEEFPDKVIDLGITEPSIVTASGATRLSGTFTIVDIYSSFMQRAFDSIIHDIALQKIPVLFLLDRAGVVGEDGPTHHGVFDISYLRLIPNIEILTPLNAQDLANMVYTSIKKDIDKPTFIRFPRGGEEINIEDILSNLSIVDYSWKVIKRKNANNVVFVVGQLIEEYKELWDELEATIIGVRSIKNIDEYILNIYIKNDINIITVEENSLKGGFNEEIKNYIIKNNINCNLFTFGVEDEFIPQGTRKELLDDYVVKPFKIKEVIHLNSKIKNK; this is translated from the coding sequence TTGAATGAAAAACCATTATATCATGCGATTCGGAAAATGAATTATGAACAATTAAATAGATTTGCTAATAAAATACGTAATTATATATATAACACTGTAACGAAAAATACAGGTCATTTATCTTCTAATTTAGGAACTGTTGAATTAACATTAGCTCTATATAGAATATTTGATCCTGAAAAAGATGTAATTATTTGGGATACAAGTCATCAAGCATATATTCATAAATTGCTAACGGGAAGATGGGAGAGTTTTAAAACATTAAGGCAAAGAAATGGAATAAGCGGATTTACTAATATTTTTGAAAGTAAATATGACTATTTTGGAGCTGGTCATGCAGGAACATCAGTGGCGGCGGCTATTGGTTATGAATTAGGTTTAAAAAAGCAGAATATAGATAAAAATATAATAGCTATTTTTGGTGATGGTGCAATGACAAGTGGTATGATTTTAGAATCGTTAAATCAATTAAAATCTATTGACTCGAAAATAAAAATTATTCTTTTAAATAATGAAATGTCTATTTCTCCAAATGTAGGTGCAATTGCAAAACTTTTAAATAAAATTAGAATTTCAAATGATTATTATTCTTTTAAAGAAAAAATTAAAGGTTCTTTAGAAAGTACAGACGTAGGTCAAGATATAGAAAGTGCATTAAAAAAGGTTAAAGAAGGTATAAAACATACAGTTTATAATAATGCATTAGGAATATTCGAAGATATGGGAATAAAATATTATGGGCCTGTTGATGGACATAATATAAAAGAATTAGAAAAATATCTTGAATTTATAAAAAATTATAAAGATGGCCCATGTATCCTACATTTAAAAACTGTTAAAGGAAAAGGATTGGATTTTGCTGAAAAAAACCCCACTAAATTTCATGGGGTAAGTAATAAAAAATCAGAAAAATTATCATATTCAAAAGTTGTTGGGTATACTTTAAAACATATAGCGTTTGAGAAAGATTTTATTTCTTATACAGCTGCAATGGAAGATGGAACAGGATTAAATATACTCAAAGAAGAATTCCCTGATAAAGTTATAGATTTAGGAATAACAGAACCTTCTATTGTTACTGCTTCTGGAGCTACAAGGCTTTCAGGAACATTTACGATAGTTGATATTTATTCATCATTTATGCAAAGAGCATTCGATTCTATAATACATGATATAGCTTTGCAGAAAATTCCTGTATTATTTTTATTAGATAGAGCAGGTGTTGTCGGTGAAGATGGTCCAACTCATCATGGGGTTTTTGATATATCTTATTTGAGATTGATACCTAATATAGAAATATTAACCCCTTTAAATGCACAAGATCTTGCTAATATGGTCTATACATCAATAAAAAAAGATATTGATAAACCGACATTTATTAGATTTCCACGTGGTGGTGAGGAAATTAATATAGAAGATATTTTAAGTAATCTTAGCATTGTTGATTATTCTTGGAAAGTAATAAAAAGAAAAAATGCAAATAATGTAGTATTTGTTGTAGGTCAATTAATTGAGGAATATAAAGAATTATGGGATGAATTAGAGGCTACAATTATTGGTGTAAGAAGTATCAAAAATATTGATGAATATATTTTAAATATATATATTAAGAATGATATTAACATAATCACTGTTGAAGAAAATAGTTTAAAGGGCGGATTTAATGAAGAGATAAAAAATTATATTATAAAAAATAATATTAATTGTAATTTATTCACTTTTGGAGTTGAAGATGAGTTTATTCCTCAGGGGACTAGGAAAGAACTGCTTGATGACTATGTAGTAAAGCCATTTAAAATAAAGGAAGTTATACATTTAAACTCAAAAATAAAAAATAAATGA
- the nusB gene encoding transcription antitermination factor NusB, which produces MISKRRKIREAVLESIFQLDFNDNISYDDILALLRDLLNNKKVPQSLIEEAEIYLKNIFFNKNEYDELIKKYLINWEFERIANIEKTILRMGIFELKNREDIPPKVILDESVELSKKYANEKSAKFINGILDRIAKEEFKRL; this is translated from the coding sequence TTGATTTCTAAAAGAAGAAAAATAAGAGAAGCGGTTTTAGAAAGTATTTTCCAACTTGATTTTAATGATAATATTTCGTATGATGATATTTTAGCATTATTGAGGGACCTTTTAAACAATAAAAAGGTCCCTCAAAGCCTAATAGAAGAAGCAGAAATTTATTTGAAAAATATATTTTTTAATAAAAATGAATATGATGAATTAATAAAAAAATATTTAATTAATTGGGAATTTGAAAGAATTGCAAATATTGAAAAAACAATTCTTAGAATGGGGATTTTTGAATTAAAAAATAGAGAAGATATTCCGCCAAAAGTTATCTTAGATGAATCAGTTGAATTATCAAAAAAATATGCTAATGAAAAAAGTGCAAAATTTATTAATGGAATTTTGGATAGAATAGCAAAAGAAGAATTCAAACGTTTATGA
- a CDS encoding Asp23/Gls24 family envelope stress response protein, with the protein MAINEHNQFGELEFTDTALKELAIKSYELFFKEQVPDFELNEKDLTKMIKIVENDDETISIYLKTKAKYGTSIIKFAKDLQDFLKTEVEKMTEVPVRNIDIVLDGLVVPKVETYIEEVENEVNEIEISEENNGSVEN; encoded by the coding sequence ATGGCCATAAATGAACATAATCAATTTGGAGAGTTAGAGTTTACAGATACTGCTTTGAAGGAATTGGCCATAAAATCATATGAGCTTTTTTTCAAAGAACAAGTTCCGGATTTTGAATTAAATGAAAAAGATTTAACAAAAATGATAAAAATAGTTGAAAATGATGATGAGACAATATCAATATACTTAAAAACAAAAGCAAAGTATGGAACTAGTATTATTAAATTTGCAAAAGATTTGCAAGACTTTTTAAAAACAGAAGTAGAAAAAATGACAGAAGTTCCTGTTAGAAATATTGATATAGTATTGGATGGATTAGTAGTTCCTAAAGTAGAGACATATATTGAAGAGGTAGAAAACGAAGTTAATGAAATAGAGATTTCAGAAGAAAATAATGGGAGTGTTGAAAATTGA
- the efp gene encoding elongation factor P: MVVVGDLKKGMIILLDGELYRVLGMQKHFTGRGSGIIKTKLKNIKTGYVIDKNFNSGEKVEEAALDYRPAEYLYHDGDNYVFMDLSTYEQYLLSEEDVSDAKDFLIDNLEVTLTFYDEKPVGIVLPTVVVLEVTETEPNFKGDTASGGGKPAILETGLKTTVPFFVEVGQKVKIDTRTGEYLERA; this comes from the coding sequence ATGGTTGTAGTAGGAGATTTAAAAAAAGGTATGATTATATTATTAGATGGAGAACTATACAGAGTTTTAGGAATGCAAAAACATTTCACGGGTAGAGGTAGTGGAATTATTAAAACTAAATTAAAGAACATAAAAACAGGATATGTTATTGATAAAAATTTTAATTCTGGAGAAAAAGTAGAGGAAGCTGCTTTAGATTACAGACCAGCAGAATATTTATATCATGACGGAGATAATTATGTTTTTATGGATTTAAGTACATATGAGCAATATTTATTATCAGAAGAAGATGTTTCAGATGCAAAAGATTTTTTAATTGATAATTTAGAAGTAACATTAACTTTTTACGATGAAAAACCTGTAGGTATAGTATTACCAACAGTAGTAGTTCTTGAAGTTACTGAAACTGAGCCTAATTTTAAAGGAGATACAGCTTCTGGAGGAGGAAAACCTGCGATATTAGAAACAGGTTTAAAGACAACAGTTCCGTTTTTTGTTGAAGTTGGGCAAAAAGTTAAAATTGATACGAGAACAGGAGAGTATTTAGAAAGAGCCTGA
- a CDS encoding Xaa-Pro peptidase family protein, giving the protein MFEKRINDLREKMELNGLEAFLVVNIESSSKPTSYYLTGFTGSFSIVYITKDDVVFMTDGRYTEQAEKQTGVKPLLFKKKLLDELTNIIKLPKGAKIGFESNTISSNIYLNTLMKIGDYEFIPSEKIILEMRRIKSSEEVEFIKNAAIIAEKALQETLDSFYIGMTEKEFAAKLEYNMKIFGADNYAFDTIVASGPRGALPHGIASDKKIGSGEFIVIDFGAYANGYNSDITRTIATEGISDKHKQIYEIVLKAQKAAVEAVKPGMKYSDLDKIARDIISEAGYGEYFSHGLGHGLGLEVHESPRVSYMSEEISQPGDIITIEPGIYLPGDLGVRIEDDVLVTENGYELITSFDKSLIIL; this is encoded by the coding sequence ATGTTTGAAAAAAGAATTAATGATTTAAGAGAAAAAATGGAATTAAATGGTCTTGAGGCTTTTTTGGTAGTAAATATTGAAAGCTCATCTAAACCAACATCTTATTACTTAACTGGTTTTACTGGATCATTTTCAATTGTTTATATAACTAAAGACGATGTAGTTTTTATGACTGATGGAAGATATACAGAACAGGCTGAAAAACAAACTGGAGTAAAACCTTTGTTATTTAAGAAAAAATTACTAGATGAATTAACTAATATTATAAAATTACCTAAGGGTGCAAAAATTGGATTTGAATCAAATACTATATCATCTAATATCTATTTAAATACTTTAATGAAAATAGGAGATTATGAATTTATTCCATCTGAAAAGATAATTTTAGAAATGAGAAGAATAAAATCCAGTGAAGAAGTTGAATTTATTAAAAATGCAGCAATAATAGCAGAAAAAGCATTACAAGAAACTTTAGATAGCTTTTATATAGGTATGACAGAAAAAGAGTTTGCTGCTAAACTTGAGTATAATATGAAAATTTTTGGTGCTGACAATTATGCATTTGATACAATTGTAGCTTCTGGGCCAAGAGGAGCATTACCACATGGGATAGCTTCGGATAAAAAAATAGGTTCTGGAGAATTTATTGTAATTGATTTTGGAGCATATGCAAATGGATATAATTCAGATATAACCCGAACTATTGCTACAGAAGGAATTAGTGATAAACACAAACAAATTTATGAAATAGTATTAAAAGCTCAAAAAGCAGCGGTTGAGGCCGTTAAACCTGGTATGAAATATAGCGATTTAGATAAAATAGCGAGAGATATTATTTCAGAAGCTGGATATGGCGAATACTTTTCTCATGGATTAGGTCACGGTTTAGGATTAGAAGTGCATGAAAGTCCAAGAGTTTCTTATATGTCTGAAGAAATTTCTCAACCAGGTGACATAATAACTATTGAACCGGGGATTTATTTGCCTGGGGATTTAGGAGTAAGGATTGAAGATGATGTTTTAGTTACAGAAAACGGATACGAGTTAATAACTTCATTTGATAAATCTCTAATTATTTTATAA